The nucleotide window taactagtgatattaaatttaagttttaaatatccaattatattaaatattgagAAAAGTCCTACCACCTAAAGTGAACTTACTAGTTGGAATATGATTATCTCATGTAAAAAAGACATTTTCTCTATAAAAGTAAtatatcaatttttctttttgattaatttttttgtccatatgattattattatgttataacGTTAGTGGGCTTTAAAGCCCAAATGTCAGTTTCATATAATGTTTAAAGTTTGGATTGGGTTACTTCTATTTTCTACATGTCCTACCTTGTCAAGGCAAATACTTAATGTCACTAATTTTTTCTTGGCGCACTCCAAAATTCTTAATatcccatttttttcattcccCTTCCAAGCAAACTCTAACCCCCTCCACTCAACATCACCGTTGTATTCAAACATCACCACCGCAACCATCCAATGCCACCTCCACACCACACCATCGGGTCACCACCTCATTGTGTATTAATTCATTGGCAAGTGCATtaaattgtcacaagtagtaaaatttaaaatggaatTTTAAGTGTCAAATTCACAataactttgtttgtacttaaatTGGTGTAAACCCAATTTTTAAGCAATAGACAAAATagaagagataaaaaattatgagtgaAATTAAAGGGAAAAGGTAAAAGATAGaaagacaagaaaaataaacaatattttgaatgcaaaagATGAATTCAGAATGCAGATGTGTTGGGGTCTAACATATCAAACTACTCATgatataatgttaataatttttttctatctaaTATTTTTCCAATAATTTTTACCCACATCTACTATGATACTCTAACCTTGATTCCTCAAGTAAAAGAACCTAATTTATCTGTTttctcccccaaatttttttggaaagataaaatagtaaattttattaagaatAGAGATGCATGAATAAGCTAAACATGATCATTCTATTCCTAGACATGATTTCATTTAGATGTCTTTTATcagttctttaaaaaataaatactttccAATGCTTACTTCCTAAATAGATGCATGAaatatgggtgatcaaaccacaatcaataataataaatataaaaaagaataataaaaactggcattgcattaaatagatagtaggaAACAATTACATTACAAGAATTTGGCCGCTAGACTCCCAACAATGGAGATTTAACATCTCATTATCATGAAAGACTTTAACACTTTAGGGGTTAAtgggaataaaagaaaaagaataaggaTAGAGGCGGAGAAGGGGGGAGGAGGGTTTCTCATATTTGAGATACTCAATTTTGGGTGTGTGTTCAGTAGAAAGCTCTGAGTCTCAATGTGTCTTTCTCCTCATCTTGCACCTCTTTTTATAGCTGTACTTAGCTTAAAATTCACGCACGACCTCGCACTAAGCGTGACGACTGTGTTTAGAAAATATGACGGTAATCATGCGCTTAGCACGGTCTTCGTACTAAGTGTACCTTTTTGTAGGTTTTCTTCGCGTTAAACTTGGGTTGGTCGCTGTGAGTAGTCTTATTTGGCATGTATTGTGCTGCACCTCAAGtttaattttgcatgttttgcatTCTCATtaggtaataataaaaaaaaacttaccggCTATATATGCACACAACagtatttttattataagcatttgaatttattttaagttgttaAAATGTGAATAAaccaatttaataaataaatttaaatcgtGGAAACATTCTTTTAACATATAATATCCAATAGTTTATTCTTGTCGTGGATCCTGTTTTGTCATATATTCAATCTACGGTACCTCATGAAAATGACCAATTTATTTACTCAAAGTTAGCCTACTGCATTTCCTGCCCAAACTTATCTAATCCATAGTCAAATTTCCTATTAGAGTTCCAATTTCACAGTTGTTCACATTACCCATACTTTTCATGACATATTTATCACGATCGAGTTTATCATCAGCCACTTTGAAGTGTCTCTATCCGAAAAGTGTGCATGTGTACACCTGGAAGCTGATAACTGCGTTTTGCATCTTTCCACAAGGTTTTAGGTTATTGCGTATTCCAGCTTCTTAAGTAGTTAACTTGTACATTTCAGGTTTCAATTCGACAAAACTGCTGgtaatcttaattaaaaaaaaaaagtagaacgGTTATTAGTTTCTTTAACAAGTCAAAAGATTCTATTAAAGTTAAGTGAGAGCATGAAACCTTTATTAGTTAAAGTTTCCATATTAATTTATGCATTTTTAGATGATGAAAACTAAATTATTCAATGAAAGATCCAAAAAGTTATACATCTTGTTAATTTTGAAGaaactaaattattaattttaatgcaTTCAGAGTCGAACCAAATTATCATGAAAATGCATTATCACACAGGTGTAATAgaacatttaattttgtgtttcaAAATAATTCTATAGTGGCTCTATATATAAGTTTATATTATGGTTTAAGACTTTAAGTGGTctcctttttaaaaaagaaaaaagaagacttATGTGATGATCAATTCTTATATTCATGGAGAAGCACCCAGTAACTTGGACGACAATGAAAACGCAAATACTTAAACTTGTTGAGGTTGTATAGATTAGCAAGGCCACCGCGTCCAcatgattattaatttaattaataggtCGATTAATTAAGTTAACTCATGATCCATTAATTAATCCATGGTTGAACATAATCGCACTTATAGCCAAGTATGTACTAGTACGTGTGAGTGCGATGTGACATGATACTTACACACTACACACACATGATTCAAGATTTCAAGGCCACTTTTATTCCACGTCCCGGTGTCCCACCTTTTCCCACTCCTTCTCATCTATTTTCAATATTAATCCATTTAATGATTTGCCCAATGTAGAGCAAGCAGctagcaaaaaatatattactgcTGGCAccgaaattgaaaaaataaaagtatcctCACGGATTTAATGGTAATGGTGGTCAATATCCGCGGGACGTGAAACCCTTATTATAAACCCACACTTTCCATGTCATAACACAAAGTCATTACTACCGCGTTTAATCCTTCACCAACCATCACATAAAAGTGGTCAAACGtcactctctctccctctcaaaCCTCCTCCTATATAGTATCCAAcctaaaattaagaaaacactATATATTTTCACAACATGGAGAAATCGAGAGAAGAAAAGCTTAGGCAAGTTTGGGATTGTGGCAGCACCCTATATGATTCCTACGAGCTCAACTCCTTCAAACGCCAATTAAACACGGCAATAGCGAATTCCCCGAGCAATAGAAGAACTCTTTCCATGTCTCATTTACCCGAACGTTGTCTCTCATcacaaccacaaccacaaccacccATGTCCAACAACAAGTCTTTCAGGTTCTCTCGAACCTTCCAGAAACTCCTTCGATTTGTTTTCAAGTCCCGCAACAAACTGAGGATCTCTAGCACCCGTAGTACTAGTAACAATATTAGTACTTTCCAAGTGGCAGAGAAATATTCCAATGACCGTTTCTACGTTGTTTATGATAAGTCCGAACCGGTTCTCTCCACAATTCCCGAACTTCCAGAGTTTGAGGTGGGTGTTCTTTCGCCAGATATCACTTCCTTCGTCAGAAAGTCAGCGTCGGAGCGGTTTATGGCCACCGCTTCTATCGGTATTTCGTGTGCTTAACACAATTGGCTCAGTCTTtagatgatgataataattattatcatttcaTGTCATAACGTAGCAATTagcatatgtgtatatatagtgGCTTAAtgcttttgttatatatatatatatatatatatatataagtttcaaATTTTATGATTCACGACgcaattgtttaatttttattttacaaggcAACATTGAATCCTGGGATCGCATACGAATCTGTAACTTGGACGTTTATGTGAattatcattactattaaataaaataaaatatactcgAAAGTTCTTCCGGCAAACGAAATTAAAGCGAAAATGACTTTAAGGGTACACTATAATTAGGATTCGGCCGGAGTCAACTGGGTAGGAGACGCGTATATGGGTGGTGGTGCATCCATTTTCAGGCCAATGGGCAACGGCCGAAGTGGTTTATCAACTACAAAGGTTTGAACttttatgatattaaaattttactacAATTTCTATATAGTAATACAGATCGAGGAATGACATAAGATGTATAATCAAACAAGTCACGTGatagaatgaaattaaaaataaaataaactttactAAACCCGAAATTCTCAACCCTCTTCGTACAGAGTATAATGAAGATCCATTTCATTTCGGAGTAGATTGAGGcggtaaaaaaaacaagaaagggAAGAAATAAAAGCAGAGGAAGAAAATAATAGATTTGATAAGTAATgtgatgaaaaaagaaataaataaaaaaagagtataaatgaaataaaagaggAAATGTGTGTTTATGATTTCTGTTTTTGTATAGTTGAGATAACactgattataattttttaaaattaaaatatgatgttaatacacacaatcatattaattatgAGTGACAAAGCAAGTTGAATCTAGTAAGACAACTTGTCTAACCGGTAAAAAATGACAAAGTGAGTTAAGtgactcaaatgatcaacaggcttattaaaatataacactTAGTGCATTTCTATGATGGTAACATTGTTGGACCATCTAACTAAAGATTGGAGCTCATCTTATCCCTTATTTTGTTAGAGATGACCACAGGGCAAGCAAACCAGATGAATGGATTGGAAATAAACCCTATCATATAGTAGtatcaataattttaagttaacgtttgaagggaaaaaacaaaggaaaacatCAATAACCTTGCATTTTTGGaatgttaagattttttttagtgagTTTTGACCAATCAATCCATTCAGTCAACATTTTATCACTCGCTAATTTGTCATAATAGGTCAATCTGTCAACCCGATATTTTATAACCAACCAACTCACATCTAAGCATGATGAATTTTGTTTTCCAATCCATTTCTACTGGCGGGTCAACTTGCCTTTTAAGGCAAGTTTAAAGCAAATTAACCTATTTTGCAACCACTAATGTTAACTGGTatacaaaaaaacattaataaaaagtgtgtttaaaataaaaatcactcttttcactttttctatttttagttattttctatttaatgaaattacttTATGAActtcattcaaatttaatcaataatcTATTATGAGGTAGCATGGTTTATTTATACACGTACGCCTGCACAGgaattcaaaatcaaaaagTTGTTAGATtgtcattttgtttatttaatttttccttaaGGTAGTTGATTTAAGAGAGTTATCTTCATATTTTATACACATGCGCGCCTGCAAAGATTTTAAGAAAGTACTGTTGTTTATGCCAATTATATTAGCTGAAAGCAATTAAACCTGCGGAGACAAATTAAGAAAGTACTGTTGTTTATGCCAATCACGATGCACAATTTTTGCACCCCTATTACATAAGAAATCACAATTTCGTAATGCATCATGATTTTACTGTGCAATAAAtgtacaacacaaaaaaaatgtaatttggtTGTGTTAGATAATACTTTGTATAactaaattttgatttggttgaACAACAAAaccgaaaaaaataaaattataattttgttatgtaaaattttgtacaataaaattatgattttatttggaccatgaaaaaaaaaaaacttgatagcATATGAGTgagaagagaggaaaaaaagggaaaatgagTGAAGAAAGGGAAAGAGGAGAGGAGAATGAAAATAGGGGAAGTGGGAAAAGGTGGATGGGAAAAAGATACTTTGGTATGTACTCTTTACTAGTAGGAGCCAAGAGTGATTTTACTGGGCCAATAGTAACATCCATCCTTATTTTATGAAGAAAGATAAGGTAATCCGACCCATTTGGAATTTGGGATCAATCTTGTAGTTGCTGTAGGTTGAATCAAATATTCAAATGTGAGTTAATTTACAACAAGTCAAACAAAACTCAAAAACTGTTTTTTTATCCAAGGTATTCCttagttgaaagttaaaaatcaatCCCTTAAAGTACTAATATCTATTTAAAAGATTGATCTCCCAAGTCCCAACAGATAAATTCCAAAACTACTAATGTCATTTCTAGTTTTGGAGTAGTATATTGATTGTCCCcgttagtttatattttatttattcatttatttaactaaaaaactaaaataaagattttaaagatttatttgattactttatattttaaaacttgatttattttatattaaataaaataaaaaaatagtgcctaaaacaaaatatattttttttaaaatcaatatttaaattagttaaattggAAGCAAATTAGTAATTATAATAGTATTTTAGATTTGCAGTATCTAATCTAATCAACCAACATTTTGGATAATTCTATCACCTTTTAATGCACTCTCACTATCACTTTCTGTTGTGCCTTACAGCATTCTGGAAAGTTCAATCCAAAATGCAATTACTGCATCCCATCGCATTTTGGAAAAAGCTCATCCAAAACGCAAAAATTGGAATTGAGCTTTTTGAAATGTAACGAGGCACAAGAAGTAATGGTGGGGGTGCAGGAAGTTTTAGGCATTAAATGAAGGGTAGTCCAATAGGCCAGTTAGTAACTGGGCCAGCCCGTTTGGAAAGTTGAACGGTCCCAATGATGATGAGATAGAAGAGAGTTGAGTTTGAGTGACGAATGAACAAGATTGAAATGGCAGCTACTATTAACTTGTCCCTGCCCCTTTTGTCCCTCTGCAAACCCCCTAAGTTTCTGAAACCTCCAACAACAAGATTTCTGCAACATGAATACGTAAACAGCCTCAGCCTCAGCCTCAGAAGAAGAATCACTGAATCAAACACTTGCAGAAAAAGAAGAGGGATCGTGTGCGGGTTGCCATTGCCAGTTGATCCATGGGCACCTACCATTGACTCCCAGAGCATCGCATCCCAGCTCTTCGCGTTTTCCTTGTTTCCATACATCGGATTCTTGTACTTCATTACCAAGTCCAAGACCGCTCCCAACCTCACCCTCTTCGGCTTTTACTTCTTGCTTGCCTTTGTTGGAGCCACAAGTCagtctccctctctctctctctctctctctctctgctccaattattttattagatgcTTTAACATATTAAGGTTGCTGATTTGCTGTGTTTTGAACCTTTTGCCATTGAGCAGTACCAGCTGGAATTTATGGTGcgtttatttgtttaaaattatgttcaattttataaatgatgaagatggacgaatgtttgatttgtgtttttatgTTACGGCAGCGAAGGTGCATTATGGGACTTCTTTGTCCAATGTAGACTGGTTACACGGTGGGGCTGAGTCGCTCCTCACTCTCACTAACTTGTTCATTGTCTTGGGTCTCAGAGAGGGTCTCAGAAAAGCTGAAAATTCACAACGTGATCAAAATGCTTCCACTCCCAATTCAGGCTTGGACGAGTAGAACAAGAAGAAACGTAGAATGCAGATTTGATATTACAAGTCATTCTATTGTCAGTTTCTCACTAtcattatatacttatataatttCATGATCATGGGCTGTGTTGTAAATAAAGTGGATATAAGTGCTGGATATTTGTGTAATTAAATCATCAATTCGAATGAAATGTTACAGAGTTTTGGCCAGCGTATCCAATTTTgatgtgtaattttttatctGCTCCCTTTACTACCCTTCAATAATGTTCTAAAAGCTCtcttatatgaataatattctttttttggaTGATGTAATCTTGTAACTTAATTTGGTTTAGTTAGCTGTTCTTTGTGACTGCTATGCTCTTCAGCTCTTCTGCTAAAGATGTGTCTTGTAGGTTGTACCAATGCAAATTTGGAGAgactattttatttaaaagtacATACTGCTAATTGCTAACTCAGTGCCAAAATTGTAATTCTGATATTGACTACAAGCCACAAGGACCTTCATAAGTGCTGCAGTTGCTCATTCTTTATTCTACAATTTTACTGCTGTCTGAAGTTGTCCCATTTTAGGAAGACTATGTGCTTATAGTATTCCATTTATAGTGAAATGCAATCAGGAGAAAAGTCCTGGGGTATTGAAAGGGAAATTTGGGTCAATTTCCACTGGAtcaagtgagaaattgaaatcagGAATTGGAGAATTGGTTGCTGATGTGTTGGTGGAAATGATCTCATTGATATCGGATTCCGAATGTGGCTTGCTGTAGATCCCATCAAACACATTCATCTGGAAAGTTGGAGATGGGAAATAGTTTGATTCTGGTATTGTTGTGGATAAAAGGTGTGTTTGGTATAGGTCGCTTAAGAAGGACTCGTTCTCCAGGGCCCAAGGAATCAAGCTGTGGTTGTCTTGTTTCATGCATCCAAATGAAGTTGAAGGGAAAGTGAAAGGATATGCCATATCTCCATTGTTCAGATTATCTGTGTTGACAGACAAGATGTTTCTGAACTTTGTAAGGCTTTCTTGAGATGCCTGTGCACGGTGAATATCAATGTTATGACTGTGTGttggtttttcttgtttttctggTGACTTAGGTGGCAGAACGGCATTGTTTCCCTGAGAACAGGTATGCTTGCCTCTGTAAGTTATGTCAAATACTGTGGGATCTTCATCTGATCTCTGCACTTGCTTTGTTGCCCAACAGCCCTGAGTGTTGCGGAAGGTGCACCTATAGTAACTTCTGCAATTGTCACAATGAGTTGTTTATTAGAAGCTGGCCAAGGTGAAGGCAATTTTATCCTTAAGAAAAACTTGTGATTCTTTTCTAAAGCAGGATAGAGGAAAGTTCTCTCACCTGGGATATTTGGCTCCAAGGATGTCTTTCTGACCATATTTTCTCCAGTTGTAGCTATCTTCATGTGGTCCTTCAAGACCACTTTCACAGCTCACTCTTACATGATCCATCCATTTGGGCGTTGCCTTTCTGAAAGCAattaaaaagaaacacaaatagTTAGGAGCCGTAGAACCAAACATAGCTGATCTTTATGTGGCAGAAAACTGCTACCAAGTCTGTATAGTAAAATTCACCTTTTCTTTGAATCATGTTTAACTTCTTGGTGATCCTTGATGGTCCCATCAACGTCCTCGCGCAGAGGACTTCCATGGACAGATAATGGGGACT belongs to Glycine soja cultivar W05 chromosome 5, ASM419377v2, whole genome shotgun sequence and includes:
- the LOC114413445 gene encoding probable WRKY transcription factor 41 — encoded protein: MESDLSWEQNTLINELIQGMEVARKLKADLRMPYSVDSRDLLVQRILSSYEKALLILRCNASSTSELQAMSQATPTLLPESPLSVHGSPLREDVDGTIKDHQEVKHDSKKRKATPKWMDHVRVSCESGLEGPHEDSYNWRKYGQKDILGAKYPRSYYRCTFRNTQGCWATKQVQRSDEDPTVFDITYRGKHTCSQGNNAVLPPKSPEKQEKPTHSHNIDIHRAQASQESLTKFRNILSVNTDNLNNGDMAYPFTFPSTSFGCMKQDNHSLIPWALENESFLSDLYQTHLLSTTIPESNYFPSPTFQMNVFDGIYSKPHSESDINEIISTNTSATNSPIPDFNFSLDPVEIDPNFPFNTPGLFS
- the LOC114413446 gene encoding uncharacterized protein LOC114413446 isoform X1, with amino-acid sequence MNKIEMAATINLSLPLLSLCKPPKFLKPPTTRFLQHEYVNSLSLSLRRRITESNTCRKRRGIVCGLPLPVDPWAPTIDSQSIASQLFAFSLFPYIGFLYFITKSKTAPNLTLFGFYFLLAFVGATIPAGIYAKVHYGTSLSNVDWLHGGAESLLTLTNLFIVLGLREGLRKAENSQRDQNASTPNSGLDE
- the LOC114413446 gene encoding uncharacterized protein LOC114413446 isoform X2 produces the protein MNKIEMAATINLSLPLLSLCKPPKFLKPPTTRFLQHEYVNSLSLSLRRRITESNTCRKRRGIVCGLPLPVDPWAPTIDSQSIASQLFAFSLFPYIGFLYFITKSKTAPNLTLFGFYFLLAFVGATTKVHYGTSLSNVDWLHGGAESLLTLTNLFIVLGLREGLRKAENSQRDQNASTPNSGLDE
- the LOC114413444 gene encoding uncharacterized protein LOC114413444, which translates into the protein MEKSREEKLRQVWDCGSTLYDSYELNSFKRQLNTAIANSPSNRRTLSMSHLPERCLSSQPQPQPPMSNNKSFRFSRTFQKLLRFVFKSRNKLRISSTRSTSNNISTFQVAEKYSNDRFYVVYDKSEPVLSTIPELPEFEVGVLSPDITSFVRKSASERFMATASIGISCA